One window of Nymphaea colorata isolate Beijing-Zhang1983 chromosome 1, ASM883128v2, whole genome shotgun sequence genomic DNA carries:
- the LOC116246214 gene encoding bZIP transcription factor TGA10 isoform X2 yields the protein MHADSTQEKAVMVLANSKIESEPVLPSQDRNLPSKGTCIQLGFDSPASSVTKRSSDQAMELASPRTDRTSGRGVEKDVKKDGNRKGPTSSSDQEGPKTPDAKTLRRLAQNREAARKSRLRKKAYIQQLESGRIRLTQLEQELHRARSQGLFFGGAVLGEQGLPNGNTNLSADAALFDMEYARWLEDNHRLMCELRAAVHEHLPENELRLYVDNCLGHYDEMMNLKAMIVKSDVFHLLSGMWKSPAERCFMWMGGFRPSELLKILVPQIEPLAEQQFLGICSLQQSSQQAEDSLSQGMENLYRSLSHTVASGSLNSPANMANYMGQMAIAMNKLSNVEDFIVQADKLRRETLHQLPRLLTVRQAARCFLAIGEYFHRLRALSSLWLARPKPE from the exons ATGCATGCAGATTCCACTCAAGAGAAG GCGGTAATGGTCTTAGCAAACAGCAAAATTGAATCGGAACCCGTGCTGCCTTCCCAGGACAGAAACTTGCCTTCGAAGGGCACCTGTATccaattagggttcgattccccGGCAAGCAGCGTTACCAAGAGATCTTCTGATCAGGCCATGGAGTTGGCGAGTCCAAGAACGGACCGGACATCTGGGCGTGGAGTAGAGAAAGATGTCAAG AAGGATGGAAATCGCAAAGGTCCAACGTCAAGTTCAGATCAGGAAGGACCAAAAACGCCAGATGCCAAG ACACTAAGAAGGCTAGCGCAGAATAGGGAAGCAGCAAGGAAAAGCAGGCTTAGGAAAAAG GCCTACATTCAGCAGCTAGAGTCTGGCAGGATAAGGCTAACTCAGCTTGAGCAGGAGTTACACAGAGCAAGATCTCAG GGATTATTCTTCGGGGGAGCTGTACTTGGTGAGCAAGGCTTACCTAATGGCAACACCAATTTGAGCGCAG atGCTGCATTATTCGACATGGAGTATGCGAGGTGGCTGGAGGACAACCACCGGCTGATGTGCGAGCTCCGGGCCGCGGTACACGAGCACCTGCCGGAGAACGAGCTGAGGCTGTACGTCGACAACTGCCTGGGTCACTACGACGAGATGATGAATCTCAAGGCCATGATCGTCAAATCCGACGTCTTCCACCTTCTATCCGGCATGTGGAAGTCGCCGGCTGAGCGATGCTTCATGTGGATGGGAGGATTCCGGCCGTCGGAGCTACTCAAG ATATTGGTTCCTCAAATAGAACCTTTGGCTGAACAACAGTTTCTAGGCATATGCAGTCTTCAGCAGTCATCTCAACAGGCAGAAGATTCACTGAGTCAAGGGATGGAGAATCTTTACAGGTCTCTCTCTCATACCGTTGCCTCTGGTTCCTTAAATTCTCCGGCCAACATGGCTAACTACATGGGCCAAATGGCGATTGCCATGAACAAACTCTCCAACGTCGAAGATTTCATCGTCCAG GCCGATAAGTTGAGGCGGGAGACACTGCACCAGTTGCCAAGGCTGCTCACAGTGCGGCAAGCAGCGCGCTGCTTCCTTGCCATCGGCGAGTACTTCCACAGGCTTCGTGCTCTCAGTTCCTTGTGGCTGGCTCGGCCCAAGCCAGAGTGA
- the LOC116246214 gene encoding bZIP transcription factor TGA10 isoform X1 — protein MAAGKENQLQLQEEGMLQTSSAIPSNFITESSGNNGSYDLGELDEALFFYLDGHGHHHPLAAQRQSSSVIRPPTLNIFPSQPMHADSTQEKAVMVLANSKIESEPVLPSQDRNLPSKGTCIQLGFDSPASSVTKRSSDQAMELASPRTDRTSGRGVEKDVKKDGNRKGPTSSSDQEGPKTPDAKTLRRLAQNREAARKSRLRKKAYIQQLESGRIRLTQLEQELHRARSQGLFFGGAVLGEQGLPNGNTNLSADAALFDMEYARWLEDNHRLMCELRAAVHEHLPENELRLYVDNCLGHYDEMMNLKAMIVKSDVFHLLSGMWKSPAERCFMWMGGFRPSELLKILVPQIEPLAEQQFLGICSLQQSSQQAEDSLSQGMENLYRSLSHTVASGSLNSPANMANYMGQMAIAMNKLSNVEDFIVQADKLRRETLHQLPRLLTVRQAARCFLAIGEYFHRLRALSSLWLARPKPE, from the exons ATGGCCGCTGGTAAGGAGAACCAACTGCAGCTACAAGAAGAAGGGATGCTTCAGACTTCATCGGCGATTCCTTCAAATTTCAT AACGGAGAGCAGCGGTAATAATGGGAGTTACGACCTTGGGGAGTTGGATGAAGCGCTCTTCTTTTATCTAGACGGCCATGGTCATCATCATCCACTCGCTGCACAAAGGC AGAGTAGTTCAGTGATTAGACCACCAACTTTGaatatttttccttctcaaCCCATGCATGCAGATTCCACTCAAGAGAAG GCGGTAATGGTCTTAGCAAACAGCAAAATTGAATCGGAACCCGTGCTGCCTTCCCAGGACAGAAACTTGCCTTCGAAGGGCACCTGTATccaattagggttcgattccccGGCAAGCAGCGTTACCAAGAGATCTTCTGATCAGGCCATGGAGTTGGCGAGTCCAAGAACGGACCGGACATCTGGGCGTGGAGTAGAGAAAGATGTCAAG AAGGATGGAAATCGCAAAGGTCCAACGTCAAGTTCAGATCAGGAAGGACCAAAAACGCCAGATGCCAAG ACACTAAGAAGGCTAGCGCAGAATAGGGAAGCAGCAAGGAAAAGCAGGCTTAGGAAAAAG GCCTACATTCAGCAGCTAGAGTCTGGCAGGATAAGGCTAACTCAGCTTGAGCAGGAGTTACACAGAGCAAGATCTCAG GGATTATTCTTCGGGGGAGCTGTACTTGGTGAGCAAGGCTTACCTAATGGCAACACCAATTTGAGCGCAG atGCTGCATTATTCGACATGGAGTATGCGAGGTGGCTGGAGGACAACCACCGGCTGATGTGCGAGCTCCGGGCCGCGGTACACGAGCACCTGCCGGAGAACGAGCTGAGGCTGTACGTCGACAACTGCCTGGGTCACTACGACGAGATGATGAATCTCAAGGCCATGATCGTCAAATCCGACGTCTTCCACCTTCTATCCGGCATGTGGAAGTCGCCGGCTGAGCGATGCTTCATGTGGATGGGAGGATTCCGGCCGTCGGAGCTACTCAAG ATATTGGTTCCTCAAATAGAACCTTTGGCTGAACAACAGTTTCTAGGCATATGCAGTCTTCAGCAGTCATCTCAACAGGCAGAAGATTCACTGAGTCAAGGGATGGAGAATCTTTACAGGTCTCTCTCTCATACCGTTGCCTCTGGTTCCTTAAATTCTCCGGCCAACATGGCTAACTACATGGGCCAAATGGCGATTGCCATGAACAAACTCTCCAACGTCGAAGATTTCATCGTCCAG GCCGATAAGTTGAGGCGGGAGACACTGCACCAGTTGCCAAGGCTGCTCACAGTGCGGCAAGCAGCGCGCTGCTTCCTTGCCATCGGCGAGTACTTCCACAGGCTTCGTGCTCTCAGTTCCTTGTGGCTGGCTCGGCCCAAGCCAGAGTGA